A stretch of Eubalaena glacialis isolate mEubGla1 chromosome 10, mEubGla1.1.hap2.+ XY, whole genome shotgun sequence DNA encodes these proteins:
- the TRIM68 gene encoding E3 ubiquitin-protein ligase TRIM68 isoform X3, with protein sequence MLRTLGRGNQPGVSTFGFRLGALLPAEKGAFSGSSWFYSCSEEGVTGAMDPAALVEAVVEEVACPICMTFLKEPVSIDCGHSFCHNCLSGLWEVPGESQNWGYSCPLCRAPVQPRNLRPNWQLANVVEKVRRLGLHPGMGLKGDVCETHEEQLKMFCKEDGLIVCEACGQSPEHEAHSVVPMEDVAWDYKWKLHEALEHLRKEQEEAWKLEVGERKRTANWKIQVETRKQSIIWEFEKYRRLLKKTQPPGRRLEVEAAAALASLEQEEGETTQKLGVSHNALIQQSRVLWRMIAELEERSQRPVRWMLQGIQEVLNRSKSWSLQRPEPVSLELKTDCRVLGLREILKTYAADVRLDPDTAYSRLIVSEDRKCVRYGDTKQKLPDNPERFYRYNIVLGSQCISSGRHYWEVESLLQHRSQQHRSPGHLLPGRRGIREPPF encoded by the exons ATGCTGCGGACACTCGGCCGTGGGAACCAACCGGGCGTCTCCACTTTCGGTTTCCGCCTCGGGGCGCTACTCCCGGCTGAGAAGGGAG cCTTCAGTGGCTCCTCCTGGTTTTATTCATGTTCTGAGGAGGGTGTGACAGGAGCCATGGATCCCGCAGCATTGGTGGAAGCCGTTGTAGAAGAAGTGGCCTGTCCCATCTGCATGACCTTCCTGAAAGAGCCCGTGAGCATCGACTGTGGCCACAGCTTCTGCCACAACTGTCTCTCTGGACTCTGGGAAGTCCCAGGAGAATCCCAGAACTGGGGTTACTCGTGTCCCCTCTGCCGGGCTCCCGTCCAGCCAAGGAACCTGCGGCCTAATTGGCAGCTGGCCAATGTTGTAGAAAAAGTCCGACGGCTAGGGCTGCATCCAGGAATGGGGCTGAAGGGCGACGTGTGCGAGACCCACGAGGAACAGCTAAAGATGTTCTGCAAAGAGGATGGCCTGATCGTGTGCGAGGCCTGTGGCCAGTCCCCCGAGCACGAGGCCCACAGTGTCGTGCCCATGGAGGATGTCGCCTGGGATTATAAG TGGAAACTCCATGAGGCTCTGGAACATCTGAGGAAAGAGCAAGAAGAGGCCTGGAAGCTGGAAGTTGGTGAGAGGAAACGAACTGCCAACTGGAAG ATACAGGTGGAAACCCGAAAGCAGAGCATCATATGGGAGTTTGAGAAATACCGGCGATTACTAAAGAAAACACAGCCACCAGGTCGGCGGCTGGAAGTAGAGGCCGCCGCCGCTCTGGCCAGCCTggagcaggaggaaggggagaccACGCAGAAACTGGGGGTGAGTCACAATGCACTCATCCAGCAGAGCCGGGTCCTGTGGAGGATGATCGCAGAGCTGGAAGAAAGGTCTCAGAGGCCTGTCCGCTGGATGCTGCAG gGTATTCAGGAAGTCTTAAACAG GAGCAAGTCTTGGAGCCTGCAGAGACCAGAACCAGTCTCGCTGGAGCTGAAGACGGACTGCCGTGtgctggggctcagagagatCCTGAAGACATATGCAG CGGATGTGCGGCTGGATCCAGACACTGCTTATTCTCGCCTCATCGTGTCTGAGGACAGAAAATGCGTGCGCTATGGAGACACCAAGCAGAAGCTGCCCGACAATCCTGAGAGATTTTATCGCTACAATATAGTCCTGGGCAGTCAGTGCATCTCCTCGGGTCGGCACTactgggaggtggag TCCTTGCTACAGCATCGGAGCCAACAACACCGCTCCCCTGGCCATCTGCTCCCTGGACGGAGAGGAATAAGAGAGCCACCATTTTAG
- the TRIM68 gene encoding E3 ubiquitin-protein ligase TRIM68 isoform X2: MDPAALVEAVVEEVACPICMTFLKEPVSIDCGHSFCHNCLSGLWEVPGESQNWGYSCPLCRAPVQPRNLRPNWQLANVVEKVRRLGLHPGMGLKGDVCETHEEQLKMFCKEDGLIVCEACGQSPEHEAHSVVPMEDVAWDYKWKLHEALEHLRKEQEEAWKLEVGERKRTANWKIQVETRKQSIIWEFEKYRRLLKKTQPPGRRLEVEAAAALASLEQEEGETTQKLGVSHNALIQQSRVLWRMIAELEERSQRPVRWMLQGIQEVLNRSKSWSLQRPEPVSLELKTDCRVLGLREILKTYAADVRLDPDTAYSRLIVSEDRKCVRYGDTKQKLPDNPERFYRYNIVLGSQCISSGRHYWEVEVGDRSEWGLGVCKENVDRKEVVYLSPHYGFWVIRLRKGNEYRAGTDEYPLLSLPVPPRRVGVFLDYEAHDISFYNVTDSGSHIFTFPHYPFPGRLLPYFSPCYSIGANNTAPLAICSLDGEE, encoded by the exons ATGGATCCCGCAGCATTGGTGGAAGCCGTTGTAGAAGAAGTGGCCTGTCCCATCTGCATGACCTTCCTGAAAGAGCCCGTGAGCATCGACTGTGGCCACAGCTTCTGCCACAACTGTCTCTCTGGACTCTGGGAAGTCCCAGGAGAATCCCAGAACTGGGGTTACTCGTGTCCCCTCTGCCGGGCTCCCGTCCAGCCAAGGAACCTGCGGCCTAATTGGCAGCTGGCCAATGTTGTAGAAAAAGTCCGACGGCTAGGGCTGCATCCAGGAATGGGGCTGAAGGGCGACGTGTGCGAGACCCACGAGGAACAGCTAAAGATGTTCTGCAAAGAGGATGGCCTGATCGTGTGCGAGGCCTGTGGCCAGTCCCCCGAGCACGAGGCCCACAGTGTCGTGCCCATGGAGGATGTCGCCTGGGATTATAAG TGGAAACTCCATGAGGCTCTGGAACATCTGAGGAAAGAGCAAGAAGAGGCCTGGAAGCTGGAAGTTGGTGAGAGGAAACGAACTGCCAACTGGAAG ATACAGGTGGAAACCCGAAAGCAGAGCATCATATGGGAGTTTGAGAAATACCGGCGATTACTAAAGAAAACACAGCCACCAGGTCGGCGGCTGGAAGTAGAGGCCGCCGCCGCTCTGGCCAGCCTggagcaggaggaaggggagaccACGCAGAAACTGGGGGTGAGTCACAATGCACTCATCCAGCAGAGCCGGGTCCTGTGGAGGATGATCGCAGAGCTGGAAGAAAGGTCTCAGAGGCCTGTCCGCTGGATGCTGCAG gGTATTCAGGAAGTCTTAAACAG GAGCAAGTCTTGGAGCCTGCAGAGACCAGAACCAGTCTCGCTGGAGCTGAAGACGGACTGCCGTGtgctggggctcagagagatCCTGAAGACATATGCAG CGGATGTGCGGCTGGATCCAGACACTGCTTATTCTCGCCTCATCGTGTCTGAGGACAGAAAATGCGTGCGCTATGGAGACACCAAGCAGAAGCTGCCCGACAATCCTGAGAGATTTTATCGCTACAATATAGTCCTGGGCAGTCAGTGCATCTCCTCGGGTCGGCACTactgggaggtggaggtgggagacAGGTCTGAATGGGGCCTGGGAGTGTGTAAGGAAAATGTAGACCGGAAGGAGGTGGTCTATTTATCCCCCCACTACGGATTCTGGGTGATAAGGCTGAGGAAGGGCAATGAGTACCGGGCAGGCACCGACGAATACCCGCTCCTGTCCTTGCCCGTCCCTCCCCGCCGGGTGGGAGTCTTCCTGGATTATGAGGCCCATGATATCTCCTTCTACAACGTGACTGACAGCGGCTCCCACATTTTCACTTTCCCCCACTATCCCTTCCCTGGGCGCCTCCTGCCCTATTTCAGTCCTTGCTACAGCATCGGAGCCAACAACACCGCTCCCCTGGCCATCTGCTCCCTGGACGGAGAGGAATAA
- the TRIM68 gene encoding E3 ubiquitin-protein ligase TRIM68 isoform X1, protein MLRTLGRGNQPGVSTFGFRLGALLPAEKGAFSGSSWFYSCSEEGVTGAMDPAALVEAVVEEVACPICMTFLKEPVSIDCGHSFCHNCLSGLWEVPGESQNWGYSCPLCRAPVQPRNLRPNWQLANVVEKVRRLGLHPGMGLKGDVCETHEEQLKMFCKEDGLIVCEACGQSPEHEAHSVVPMEDVAWDYKWKLHEALEHLRKEQEEAWKLEVGERKRTANWKIQVETRKQSIIWEFEKYRRLLKKTQPPGRRLEVEAAAALASLEQEEGETTQKLGVSHNALIQQSRVLWRMIAELEERSQRPVRWMLQGIQEVLNRSKSWSLQRPEPVSLELKTDCRVLGLREILKTYAADVRLDPDTAYSRLIVSEDRKCVRYGDTKQKLPDNPERFYRYNIVLGSQCISSGRHYWEVEVGDRSEWGLGVCKENVDRKEVVYLSPHYGFWVIRLRKGNEYRAGTDEYPLLSLPVPPRRVGVFLDYEAHDISFYNVTDSGSHIFTFPHYPFPGRLLPYFSPCYSIGANNTAPLAICSLDGEE, encoded by the exons ATGCTGCGGACACTCGGCCGTGGGAACCAACCGGGCGTCTCCACTTTCGGTTTCCGCCTCGGGGCGCTACTCCCGGCTGAGAAGGGAG cCTTCAGTGGCTCCTCCTGGTTTTATTCATGTTCTGAGGAGGGTGTGACAGGAGCCATGGATCCCGCAGCATTGGTGGAAGCCGTTGTAGAAGAAGTGGCCTGTCCCATCTGCATGACCTTCCTGAAAGAGCCCGTGAGCATCGACTGTGGCCACAGCTTCTGCCACAACTGTCTCTCTGGACTCTGGGAAGTCCCAGGAGAATCCCAGAACTGGGGTTACTCGTGTCCCCTCTGCCGGGCTCCCGTCCAGCCAAGGAACCTGCGGCCTAATTGGCAGCTGGCCAATGTTGTAGAAAAAGTCCGACGGCTAGGGCTGCATCCAGGAATGGGGCTGAAGGGCGACGTGTGCGAGACCCACGAGGAACAGCTAAAGATGTTCTGCAAAGAGGATGGCCTGATCGTGTGCGAGGCCTGTGGCCAGTCCCCCGAGCACGAGGCCCACAGTGTCGTGCCCATGGAGGATGTCGCCTGGGATTATAAG TGGAAACTCCATGAGGCTCTGGAACATCTGAGGAAAGAGCAAGAAGAGGCCTGGAAGCTGGAAGTTGGTGAGAGGAAACGAACTGCCAACTGGAAG ATACAGGTGGAAACCCGAAAGCAGAGCATCATATGGGAGTTTGAGAAATACCGGCGATTACTAAAGAAAACACAGCCACCAGGTCGGCGGCTGGAAGTAGAGGCCGCCGCCGCTCTGGCCAGCCTggagcaggaggaaggggagaccACGCAGAAACTGGGGGTGAGTCACAATGCACTCATCCAGCAGAGCCGGGTCCTGTGGAGGATGATCGCAGAGCTGGAAGAAAGGTCTCAGAGGCCTGTCCGCTGGATGCTGCAG gGTATTCAGGAAGTCTTAAACAG GAGCAAGTCTTGGAGCCTGCAGAGACCAGAACCAGTCTCGCTGGAGCTGAAGACGGACTGCCGTGtgctggggctcagagagatCCTGAAGACATATGCAG CGGATGTGCGGCTGGATCCAGACACTGCTTATTCTCGCCTCATCGTGTCTGAGGACAGAAAATGCGTGCGCTATGGAGACACCAAGCAGAAGCTGCCCGACAATCCTGAGAGATTTTATCGCTACAATATAGTCCTGGGCAGTCAGTGCATCTCCTCGGGTCGGCACTactgggaggtggaggtgggagacAGGTCTGAATGGGGCCTGGGAGTGTGTAAGGAAAATGTAGACCGGAAGGAGGTGGTCTATTTATCCCCCCACTACGGATTCTGGGTGATAAGGCTGAGGAAGGGCAATGAGTACCGGGCAGGCACCGACGAATACCCGCTCCTGTCCTTGCCCGTCCCTCCCCGCCGGGTGGGAGTCTTCCTGGATTATGAGGCCCATGATATCTCCTTCTACAACGTGACTGACAGCGGCTCCCACATTTTCACTTTCCCCCACTATCCCTTCCCTGGGCGCCTCCTGCCCTATTTCAGTCCTTGCTACAGCATCGGAGCCAACAACACCGCTCCCCTGGCCATCTGCTCCCTGGACGGAGAGGAATAA